One window of Quercus robur chromosome 5, dhQueRobu3.1, whole genome shotgun sequence genomic DNA carries:
- the LOC126728490 gene encoding uncharacterized protein LOC126728490, with protein sequence MAAIMWTIWSRRNQIRVQQRDYPISQVVPNARQALSVFQRENRAQQFPATMVSSTNQVTWMPPPTNSLKINFDGALFRDINKAGLGVVIRNENGQVLASLLEQIQLPFSSDLVEAIAAARAIMFAQELSLSEYILEGDSNVVINALKRNDESLSSFGHILASAKSLTDVSCITFSHTRRTGNTVAHNLAKHARHVIGFKVWMEDVPPHLHSVLFADYG encoded by the coding sequence ATGGCGGCAATAATGTGGACAATCTGGTCTCGTAGAAATCAGATTAGAGTGCAGCAACGTGACTACCCCATATCCCAGGTCGTTCCAAATGCTCGGCAAGCACTCTCTGTTTTCCAACGTGAAAACAGAGCTCAGCAATTTCCAGCTACGATGGTATCAAGTACAAACCAGGTTACTTGGATGCCACCACCTACAAACTCTCTCAAGATCAACTTCGATGGAGCACTTTTCAGAGATATTAATAAAGCTGGTTTGGGTGTTGTTATCCGAAATGAAAATGGACAGGTACTTGCTTCCCTATTGGAACAGATCCAATTACCTTTCTCCTCCGACCTGGTTGAAGCAATTGCAGCGGCAAGGGCCATCATGTTCGCTCAGGAACTCAGCCTCTCCGAATACATTTTGGAAGGTGACTCCAACGTAGTGATCAACGCTCTCAAAAGGAATGATGAATCCTTATCTTCATTTGGTCACATTCTTGCTTCGGCCAAATCCTTAACAGATGTCAGTTGTATTACTTTTTCCCATACTCGTAGAACTGGCAATACTGTTGCTCATAACCTAGCAAAACATGCAAGACATGTGATAGGTTTTAaggtgtggatggaggatgttcctccaCATCTCCATTCTGTACTGTTCGCCGATTATGGCTGA
- the LOC126728491 gene encoding uncharacterized protein LOC126728491, with protein MADTDSNRDLVMTDPDSDDYDSEVELEIATAYVQLCIEYMQKYYMKQPMCTSILSGRSYVIEVLEGNPQVCYDIFHMDKTIFRHLCNELKRLHLLEEDTGIVLVEEAVGTVLYIVKHNADYRLTTNRFQHSLKTIQRRFWRALRAIHALRCLIIRLDADAAELPHSLLGNEKYYPWSEKCVGAIDGMHISASAPSGRTTAFIDRRSDIT; from the exons ATGGCCGATACCGATTCAAATCGTGATTTAGTCATGACTGATCCCGATTCAGATGACTACGATAGTGAGGTAGAACTTGAGATTGCCACAGCCTACGTTCAGCTATGTATAGAGTATATGCAAAAGTACTACATGAAGCAACCTATGTGCACTAGTATCCTGAGTGGGAGGTCATATGTGATTGAAGTACTAGAAGGAAATCCCCAAGTGTGTTACGACATATTCCATATGGACAAGACCATTTTTAGGCACTTGTGTAATGAGTTGAAGCGGCTACACCTATTAGAGGAGGACACTGGTATTGTTTTAGTTGAGGAGGCCGTTGGGACAGTGCTATATATCGTCAAACACAACGCTGACTACCGGCTAACTACCAACCGCTTCCAACATTCTCTTAAGACCATTCAAAGGCGGTTCTGGCGTGCCTTACGTGCTATCCATGCTTTAAGATGTCTCATCATCCGGCTCGACGCTGATGCAGCTGAGCTTCCTCATTCACTTCTAGGGAATGAGAAATATTACCCATGGTCTGAG AAATGTGTGGGGGCCATCGATGGGATGCACATAAGTGCTTCTGCCCCATCCGGTAGGACCACTGCATTCATAGATAGACGAAGTGACATCACCTAA